TCCCATCAGCTACCTCCTTTCAATCTTTCCCTTGCGTCCTCAATTATCCGCCTGTTATACCTGCCATATAAAGACAGTTTTTCCAGCTTTACCAGTGCGATTGATATTGTTGTGACTGCTGTCGTTTAGTGGAATTATTAAGATAATCAACGATTCGCTGGTAGGCATCATTTATTTCTTTTAATTTTTCTTCTGCTCTCTTTTGAAGTTTTGCATCGTGGGCA
Above is a window of Nitrospirota bacterium DNA encoding:
- a CDS encoding DnaJ domain-containing protein, with protein sequence MERYYKILDLNTNATEQEVKQAYRELVKVWHPDRFAHDAKLQKRAEEKLKEINDAYQRIVDYLNNSTKRQQSQQYQSHW